The Duganella sp. BuS-21 sequence GGAAAAGCGCGGCAGCTTCAAGAACTGGACCGTGCTGCTGGCGATCATGGCGTTCGCGCTGTCGCTGCTAGGTACTTTCCTGGTGCGTTCGGGCGTGCTGACGTCGGTGCATGCCTTCGCCACCGATCCCGCACGCGGCCTGTTCATCCTGGTGTTCCTGGCCATCGTGGTCGGCGGCTCGTTGTTGCTATACGCGTGGCGCGCGCCGCAGGTGGGCGTGGGCGGGCGCTTCGCCGTGTTCTCGCGCGAGTCGCTGCTGCTGATGAATAACCTGCTGCTGGTGGCTGCCGCCGGCACTGTGCTGCTCGGCACGCTGTACCCGCTGTTCCTCGATGCGCTGGACATGGGTAAGATCTCGGTCGGGCCGCCGTACTTCGAAACCGTGTTTGTACCGCTGATGGCGCCGATGCTGCTGTTGCTGGCCGCCGGCCCGTTCCTGCGCTGGAAGCAGGCCGGCTTCAAGGATGTGCGCAGTCTGCGCTGGGTGGGCGTGGCCGCCTTGCTGTGCGCGATCGCCGCCGCTGTCGCGGTGGGCGCCTCGCCGCTTCTGGTGATGGGCCTGACCTTGGCCGCGTGGATTTTGCTGGCCTCCGTCTGGCACCTGCTGCAACGCCTGCGCGTGTTTGAAGACAACCGCACGCGCTTGAGTCATCGGCTGTCGACGCTGCCGGGCAGCTACTGGGGCATGCTGATTGCACACGCCGGCATCGGCGTGTTCGTGATCGGCGTGACGCTGGTGAAGGGACGCGAGATTTCGCATGATGTGCCGATGCAGAGCGGCGACATCCATCACGTGGGCGGCTACGACTTCCGGTTTGTCGGTTTGCAGAACGTGCAGGGTCCGAATTACACGGCGGTGCGCGGCACCTTCGATGTGACGCGTGACGGCAAGCATATCGCCACGCTGCTGCCGGAGAAGCGCCAGTTCGCGTCCGGCGGCATGCCGATGACGGAAGCCGCGATCAATCGCGGCTTGTCGCGCGATCTGTATCTGGCGCTTGGTGAAGAGGTCAAGCCGGGCAACTGGATCGTGCGTATTCAGCACAAGCCGTTCGTCGCGTGGATCTGGGCTGGCGCCTTGCTGATCGC is a genomic window containing:
- a CDS encoding heme lyase CcmF/NrfE family subunit — encoded protein: MIAELGSFALMVAFCVALLQGVVPLAASLGKPTPAAARWMALARPAAYAQFWLVTFAFLCLMQAFVVNDFSVLYVASHSNTLLPLHYRISAVWGGHEGSLLLWIQILVVWTAAVAALSRQLPAEMVARVLGVMGLISVGFLAFTLWTSNPFERLLPAAVEGRDLNPLLQDIGMIAHPPLLYMGYVGFSVAFAFAIAALIGGQLDAAWARWSRPWTLVAWTFMTLGIFLGSFWAYYELGWGGWWFWDAVENASFMPWLVGTALIHSLSVTEKRGSFKNWTVLLAIMAFALSLLGTFLVRSGVLTSVHAFATDPARGLFILVFLAIVVGGSLLLYAWRAPQVGVGGRFAVFSRESLLLMNNLLLVAAAGTVLLGTLYPLFLDALDMGKISVGPPYFETVFVPLMAPMLLLLAAGPFLRWKQAGFKDVRSLRWVGVAALLCAIAAAVAVGASPLLVMGLTLAAWILLASVWHLLQRLRVFEDNRTRLSHRLSTLPGSYWGMLIAHAGIGVFVIGVTLVKGREISHDVPMQSGDIHHVGGYDFRFVGLQNVQGPNYTAVRGTFDVTRDGKHIATLLPEKRQFASGGMPMTEAAINRGLSRDLYLALGEEVKPGNWIVRIQHKPFVAWIWAGALLIAFGGLLAALDKRYRLKKGKA